A DNA window from Verrucomicrobiia bacterium contains the following coding sequences:
- a CDS encoding HEAT repeat domain-containing protein: MARELNHSGGMWKGRRFLAVIVGVVVVTAVAWGVWSGRRREPVYEGKPVSYWLEGYRISGNSVSTGKGLAPPTWAEANIAFQHMGADAIPCLLRALQWQDSPVKRQVRAVLARLPFLPTRLFSENLNWKAEAALTSAGPWASNAVPQLVVMLNQDGSPFCQTVVPGILVRIGPAAAAAIPTLVRMTAHTNFIVRMDAIYALGKIGVEPEVVVPVLIRCLKDPDPSVRGHAARALQNFGKDAISAVPALEELGRIEPTSTPAGGSGNAISTAGPVGTSSWSVFLPSAARAPDVGKAAKEAAAVIKRQAGMRQ; encoded by the coding sequence ATGGCGAGGGAATTAAATCATTCTGGCGGCATGTGGAAAGGGCGGCGATTTTTGGCGGTGATCGTGGGCGTCGTTGTGGTAACGGCGGTGGCGTGGGGGGTGTGGAGCGGGCGTAGGAGGGAGCCGGTTTATGAGGGGAAGCCAGTGTCTTATTGGCTGGAAGGGTATAGGATCTCCGGCAATTCGGTTTCCACGGGCAAGGGGCTAGCTCCGCCGACGTGGGCAGAAGCCAATATAGCATTTCAGCATATGGGGGCTGATGCGATTCCGTGTTTATTGCGGGCGTTGCAATGGCAGGACTCGCCAGTGAAGCGGCAGGTGCGGGCGGTTTTAGCAAGGCTGCCGTTCTTGCCGACTCGACTGTTTTCGGAAAATCTGAATTGGAAAGCGGAGGCAGCGCTGACTTCGGCGGGGCCATGGGCGAGCAATGCCGTGCCGCAACTGGTGGTGATGCTCAATCAGGATGGCTCGCCGTTTTGTCAGACGGTGGTTCCGGGTATTCTCGTGAGAATCGGGCCGGCAGCGGCGGCGGCAATTCCGACGCTGGTGCGGATGACGGCGCACACGAATTTCATCGTTCGCATGGATGCGATTTATGCGTTGGGAAAAATCGGCGTGGAGCCTGAGGTGGTGGTTCCGGTATTGATCCGGTGTTTAAAAGACCCAGATCCGAGTGTTCGGGGTCATGCCGCGCGGGCGTTGCAGAATTTTGGCAAGGACGCGATTTCAGCGGTTCCGGCATTGGAGGAATTGGGCCGAATAGAGCCGACGAGCACTCCGGCAGGCGGGAGCGGGAACGCGATTTCGACTGCCGGCCCAGTTGGGACTTCCTCGTGGAGCGTTTTCCTGCCGTCAGCGGCGCGAGCACCCGATGTGGGCAAAGCGGCGAAGGAGGCGGCGGCGGTGATTAAGCGGCAGGCGGGGATGCGCCAATGA
- a CDS encoding tetratricopeptide repeat protein, whose translation MPPLQPPDTHHLSAATGWIELGNAAEAHAELAHITPSLQSHPDVLEVRWQILAKEKNWEACVDLANGMVLDDFNNSFGWIHRSYALHELKRTQEAFDHLETAVALFPNSWHVRYNLACYCCQLKRLPEAQKWLAESLKLGDAKAIKQMAAEDPDLEPLRAIIEK comes from the coding sequence GTGCCACCGTTGCAACCACCCGATACCCATCACCTCTCCGCCGCCACCGGCTGGATCGAACTTGGGAACGCCGCTGAAGCCCACGCCGAACTCGCGCACATCACCCCCTCGCTCCAATCCCACCCCGACGTCCTCGAAGTCCGCTGGCAAATCCTCGCCAAAGAAAAAAACTGGGAAGCCTGCGTGGACCTCGCCAACGGCATGGTCCTCGACGACTTCAACAACTCCTTCGGCTGGATCCATCGTTCCTACGCCCTCCACGAACTCAAGCGCACCCAGGAAGCCTTCGACCACCTCGAAACCGCCGTCGCCCTTTTCCCCAATAGCTGGCACGTCCGCTACAACCTCGCCTGCTACTGCTGCCAGCTAAAACGCCTCCCCGAAGCCCAGAAATGGCTCGCAGAATCCCTGAAACTCGGCGACGCCAAAGCCATCAAACAAATGGCCGCCGAAGACCCCGACCTCGAACCCCTGCGAGCAATCATTGAAAAATGA